The proteins below come from a single Tiliqua scincoides isolate rTilSci1 chromosome 11 unlocalized genomic scaffold, rTilSci1.hap2 SUPER_11_unloc_5, whole genome shotgun sequence genomic window:
- the RNF122 gene encoding RING finger protein 122 isoform X1: MHPFQWCNGCFCGLGLIYTNKSCSMPPITFQDLPLNIYMVIFGTGIFVFVLSLIFCCYFISKLRHQAQSERFGYKEVVLKGDVKKLNLHGQTCAVCLEDFKVKDELGVLPCQHAFHRKCLVKWLEVRCVCPMCNKPIAGPAEAHQSIGILLDELV; encoded by the exons GATGCTTCTGTGGTTTGGGGCTGATTTACACCAACAAATCCTGCAGCATGCCTCCCATCACCTTCCAGGATTTACCGCTCAATATCTACATGGTGATCTTCGGCACAGGGATTTTTGTCTTTGTGCTGAGCCTCATCTTCTGCTGCTACTTCATCAG CAAACTCCGGCATCAGGCCCAGAGTGAAAGATTTGGCTACAAAGAG GTGGTTTTGAAAGGTGATGTCAAGAAGCTAAACTTACATGGG cAGACTTGTGCCGTCTGCCTTGAAGACTTTAAAGTGAAAGATGAGCTGGGAGTGTTGCCATGCCAACATGCCTTCCACCGAAA GTGCCTCGTGAAATGGCTAGAAGTTCGATGTGTTTGCCCCATGTGCAATAAACCCATTGcaggccctgcagaggctcaccaAAGCATCGGAATTCTCCTAGATGAGCTGGTGTGA
- the RNF122 gene encoding RING finger protein 122 isoform X3: MPPITFQDLPLNIYMVIFGTGIFVFVLSLIFCCYFISKLRHQAQSERFGYKEVVLKGDVKKLNLHGQTCAVCLEDFKVKDELGVLPCQHAFHRKCLVKWLEVRCVCPMCNKPIAGPAEAHQSIGILLDELV; encoded by the exons ATGCCTCCCATCACCTTCCAGGATTTACCGCTCAATATCTACATGGTGATCTTCGGCACAGGGATTTTTGTCTTTGTGCTGAGCCTCATCTTCTGCTGCTACTTCATCAG CAAACTCCGGCATCAGGCCCAGAGTGAAAGATTTGGCTACAAAGAG GTGGTTTTGAAAGGTGATGTCAAGAAGCTAAACTTACATGGG cAGACTTGTGCCGTCTGCCTTGAAGACTTTAAAGTGAAAGATGAGCTGGGAGTGTTGCCATGCCAACATGCCTTCCACCGAAA GTGCCTCGTGAAATGGCTAGAAGTTCGATGTGTTTGCCCCATGTGCAATAAACCCATTGcaggccctgcagaggctcaccaAAGCATCGGAATTCTCCTAGATGAGCTGGTGTGA
- the RNF122 gene encoding RING finger protein 122 isoform X2 has protein sequence MHPFQWCNGCFCGLGLIYTNKSCSMPPITFQDLPLNIYMVIFGTGIFVFVLSLIFCCYFISKLRHQAQSERFGYKEVVLKGDVKKLNLHGTCAVCLEDFKVKDELGVLPCQHAFHRKCLVKWLEVRCVCPMCNKPIAGPAEAHQSIGILLDELV, from the exons GATGCTTCTGTGGTTTGGGGCTGATTTACACCAACAAATCCTGCAGCATGCCTCCCATCACCTTCCAGGATTTACCGCTCAATATCTACATGGTGATCTTCGGCACAGGGATTTTTGTCTTTGTGCTGAGCCTCATCTTCTGCTGCTACTTCATCAG CAAACTCCGGCATCAGGCCCAGAGTGAAAGATTTGGCTACAAAGAG GTGGTTTTGAAAGGTGATGTCAAGAAGCTAAACTTACATGGG ACTTGTGCCGTCTGCCTTGAAGACTTTAAAGTGAAAGATGAGCTGGGAGTGTTGCCATGCCAACATGCCTTCCACCGAAA GTGCCTCGTGAAATGGCTAGAAGTTCGATGTGTTTGCCCCATGTGCAATAAACCCATTGcaggccctgcagaggctcaccaAAGCATCGGAATTCTCCTAGATGAGCTGGTGTGA